One Sodalinema gerasimenkoae IPPAS B-353 DNA segment encodes these proteins:
- the nagA gene encoding N-acetylglucosamine-6-phosphate deacetylase, producing MAVTIIRGNVPGYKGPEGTSSGTQQIALECDHITAITPIPDSEPSPGNQDTCLDCGQDWISLGGCDLQINGALGLAFPDVTPETLPELDTIGRYLWQAGIDEYLPTLVTTSLEKFQGALKVFEGFMKEQSPAGFAAQVLGLHLEGPCLNPNKRGAHPQEFLLPLSPETLEQVLGPFSGIVRIMTVAPELDPTGGAIAQLQSQGIHVSLGHSLANAAQANQAFDQGAHLVTHAFNAMPGLHHREPGLLGAALVRPGVSCGVIADGEHICPTMLQLLLRAAADHLFLVSDALAPLGLPNGTYPWDSRQIHVTQGTARLPDGTLAGTTRSLLEGALNLVNWGLCDIETAISLATIAPRRALGRPSGLMGASVQQLLRWQQVDGQWQCQRLLS from the coding sequence ATGGCTGTAACGATTATTCGGGGCAATGTGCCGGGATACAAGGGGCCAGAGGGGACATCCTCCGGAACACAACAGATTGCCCTCGAGTGCGATCACATTACTGCCATTACTCCCATCCCAGACTCTGAGCCATCTCCAGGGAATCAAGACACCTGTCTCGATTGCGGTCAGGACTGGATTTCTCTCGGGGGCTGTGATCTCCAGATTAACGGGGCCCTCGGCTTAGCCTTCCCCGATGTCACCCCCGAGACGTTACCCGAGTTAGATACCATTGGCCGCTATCTATGGCAAGCGGGGATTGATGAGTACCTCCCCACCCTCGTCACCACCTCCCTAGAGAAGTTCCAGGGCGCCCTGAAGGTGTTTGAGGGGTTTATGAAGGAACAATCCCCTGCCGGATTTGCGGCTCAGGTTTTAGGACTGCATCTGGAGGGGCCTTGTTTGAATCCCAACAAACGGGGGGCCCATCCCCAAGAATTCCTCCTACCCCTCTCCCCGGAGACCCTTGAGCAGGTTCTCGGACCCTTTAGTGGCATCGTTCGCATCATGACCGTTGCCCCCGAATTAGACCCAACTGGGGGGGCGATCGCCCAGTTACAATCCCAGGGAATTCACGTCAGTCTAGGCCATTCCTTAGCCAACGCCGCTCAAGCGAATCAGGCTTTTGACCAAGGGGCCCATCTCGTCACTCATGCCTTTAACGCCATGCCGGGACTCCACCACCGGGAACCGGGCTTATTGGGGGCGGCCCTGGTTCGCCCTGGGGTCTCCTGTGGGGTGATTGCCGATGGCGAACATATTTGCCCCACGATGCTACAGCTATTGCTCCGGGCAGCGGCTGACCACCTTTTTTTAGTCAGTGACGCCCTGGCGCCCCTAGGACTTCCCAATGGCACCTATCCCTGGGATAGCCGCCAAATTCACGTCACTCAGGGAACCGCCCGGCTGCCCGACGGGACCCTCGCCGGAACCACGCGATCGCTCCTTGAGGGAGCCTTAAATCTCGTCAACTGGGGCCTCTGTGACATTGAAACGGCCATTTCCTTAGCCACCATCGCCCCCCGTCGGGCCCTAGGACGCCCCAGCGGTTTAATGGGGGCATCGGTTCAGCAGCTTCTGCGTTGGCAACAGGTGGACGGACAATGGCAATGTCAACGGCTCCTGAGTTGA
- a CDS encoding mechanosensitive ion channel family protein, protein MPVFRVRHLQKLLGFLVVLVLSLTTVLSLASIRPNMAQAQTPLPIPIEPSQEDTTTAPVRLSGLTVLRISSPPTIPGEPRTIPELGKRVTQIERNLNTIIEDGFNPESLQVRYDILNNQPVISAQDNENLLNRQILTVTQFDAEVADTGPEQLAQQWSEQIRESLIRAQQERLPGARRRRWRNALGLAAIMFLLSPILWFLQRQTTRHYHNLSRQRHPEHLQLPQEDMGPEGELNTTRTTPQFLRALLPQIVLERRISMVILLRRVLLFLQLAVWIGGVILILYQFPASRAQAAWLQRFPVQILTIWLFVAVANKLTDVLFDNILQSWVQQESLNPTASKRFILRAPTLAAALKGMTSFIAGLIGVIWFLALQNFPLDSLITGAGIFGVALTIVFQNLIKDLINGILILWEDQFAVGDVIDVGHGPGFVEYMNLRVTRLRGQGGRLSTIPNSQIEVVHNLTKEWSRIDFRIRISQDADALEAIQVMRRTMEQMQADPDWTESIIEPTMLAGVEGVDERGTELLMWTKTKPLQQWAVEREYRRRLKLAFDQAGIKIAIPKQMLWFNESPSDGDEEENNHHSPPQPSSSQPLA, encoded by the coding sequence ATGCCAGTTTTCAGAGTGCGTCATCTCCAAAAACTCCTAGGATTTCTCGTAGTTCTAGTGCTATCCCTCACCACAGTCTTGAGTCTGGCGAGTATTCGCCCCAATATGGCCCAGGCACAAACCCCTCTGCCAATTCCCATTGAGCCGTCCCAAGAGGACACCACCACCGCACCCGTTCGTCTCAGCGGACTGACCGTGCTGCGAATCTCCTCCCCCCCCACGATTCCCGGTGAACCCCGTACCATTCCTGAGTTAGGAAAACGGGTTACGCAAATTGAACGGAACCTGAATACCATCATCGAGGATGGCTTCAATCCCGAATCTCTCCAGGTGCGTTATGACATCCTCAACAACCAACCTGTCATTTCAGCTCAGGACAATGAAAACCTCCTGAATCGTCAAATTCTGACCGTGACGCAGTTTGACGCAGAGGTCGCCGATACAGGCCCTGAACAACTGGCCCAACAATGGAGCGAGCAGATTCGCGAATCCCTCATTCGCGCCCAACAGGAACGACTGCCAGGGGCCCGACGGCGGCGTTGGCGCAACGCTCTTGGTTTAGCCGCCATCATGTTCCTACTCAGTCCCATTCTCTGGTTCCTGCAACGACAGACAACCCGCCATTATCACAACCTCTCGCGACAACGGCATCCCGAACATCTCCAGCTCCCCCAAGAAGATATGGGGCCCGAGGGTGAGCTGAATACAACACGCACTACCCCGCAATTTTTGCGGGCCCTTCTGCCGCAAATCGTCTTGGAACGGCGGATTAGCATGGTCATTCTACTGCGACGGGTCTTATTATTCCTGCAACTGGCGGTTTGGATTGGTGGCGTTATCCTCATCCTCTATCAATTCCCCGCCAGCCGGGCCCAAGCTGCCTGGTTACAGCGCTTCCCCGTGCAGATTCTCACGATTTGGCTGTTTGTCGCCGTCGCCAACAAGTTAACGGATGTCTTGTTTGACAACATCTTGCAATCCTGGGTGCAACAAGAATCCCTCAACCCCACCGCCTCCAAACGCTTTATCCTCCGTGCTCCCACCCTGGCCGCTGCCTTAAAAGGAATGACCAGTTTTATTGCGGGGTTAATTGGGGTAATTTGGTTTTTGGCCCTGCAAAATTTCCCCCTCGACTCCCTGATTACGGGGGCTGGGATTTTTGGTGTGGCCCTGACGATTGTCTTTCAGAATCTGATTAAAGACCTCATCAACGGCATTCTCATTCTCTGGGAAGACCAATTTGCCGTCGGAGATGTAATTGATGTGGGCCATGGCCCGGGCTTTGTGGAATATATGAACCTGCGGGTGACTCGTTTACGGGGACAGGGAGGCCGACTCAGTACCATCCCCAATAGTCAGATTGAGGTGGTGCATAATCTGACTAAGGAATGGTCTCGCATTGATTTCCGCATTCGTATTAGTCAGGATGCCGATGCTCTTGAGGCCATTCAGGTGATGCGTCGGACGATGGAACAGATGCAAGCGGACCCCGATTGGACGGAGTCCATTATCGAACCAACGATGTTAGCTGGGGTTGAAGGGGTCGATGAACGGGGGACAGAACTACTGATGTGGACGAAGACGAAACCCCTGCAACAGTGGGCAGTCGAACGAGAATATCGCCGTCGTCTGAAACTTGCCTTTGATCAGGCGGGGATTAAGATTGCTATCCCAAAGCAGATGTTGTGGTTCAACGAAAGCCCTTCGGATGGGGATGAAGAGGAAAACAACCACCACTCTCCCCCTCAGCCCAGTTCTAGCCAACCGTTAGCATGA
- a CDS encoding DUF3067 family protein, whose protein sequence is MTGQELHQLLLEKWGCSYDLQLRRTQGKIFLQVMWKYLEQASFPRSPDEYTSHLEQIADYLNAWNSAETIRQYIQETRERPRLGKAVSIPIDPGQRRSEWFVDS, encoded by the coding sequence GTGACCGGACAAGAGTTACACCAACTCCTACTGGAAAAGTGGGGCTGTTCCTACGATCTGCAACTGCGCCGTACCCAGGGCAAAATTTTCCTGCAAGTGATGTGGAAATACCTCGAACAGGCGTCGTTTCCCCGTTCCCCGGACGAGTATACCAGCCATCTGGAGCAGATTGCCGACTATCTCAACGCCTGGAACAGCGCCGAGACAATTCGTCAATATATTCAGGAGACTCGGGAACGTCCCCGACTGGGGAAAGCCGTCAGTATTCCCATTGATCCCGGTCAACGCCGGTCTGAGTGGTTTGTGGACTCGTGA
- the petC gene encoding cytochrome b6-f complex iron-sulfur subunit gives MTQASGSADVPSMGRRQFMNFLTFGAVTGTALGALYPVVKYFIPPSSGGSGGGLVAKDALGNDVKASSFLAEHNVGDRVLTQGFKGDPTYIVVEGEQAIADYGLNAVCTHLGCVVPWNASAEKFICPCHGSQYNKAGKVVRGPAPLSLALVHVDVAEDDNVVLTQWTEEDFRTQEKPWWV, from the coding sequence ATGACTCAGGCTTCCGGCTCAGCTGATGTCCCTTCCATGGGACGACGGCAATTCATGAACTTTCTGACGTTTGGTGCAGTTACCGGAACCGCTCTCGGTGCGCTGTACCCCGTCGTTAAATACTTTATTCCCCCTTCGAGTGGCGGCAGTGGTGGCGGTCTCGTCGCCAAAGACGCTCTCGGAAATGATGTGAAAGCCAGTAGCTTTCTGGCTGAACACAATGTGGGCGATCGCGTCCTCACTCAAGGCTTTAAAGGGGATCCGACCTACATCGTTGTTGAAGGCGAACAGGCGATCGCCGATTATGGCCTCAACGCCGTTTGCACCCACCTCGGCTGCGTGGTTCCCTGGAATGCAAGTGCAGAGAAGTTTATCTGTCCTTGTCACGGGTCTCAGTACAACAAAGCAGGTAAAGTGGTTCGCGGCCCCGCACCTCTGTCTCTGGCCTTAGTCCATGTGGATGTGGCTGAAGACGATAATGTGGTTCTCACCCAGTGGACTGAAGAAGATTTCCGGACTCAAGAAAAACCCTGGTGGGTTTAA
- the petA gene encoding cytochrome f encodes MKYSSAWARERFAPLMTRLRKGVLVGLAAVAVFIASDLLVPQAAAAYPFWAQQTAPETPREATGRIVCANCHLAEKTTEVEVPQSVLPDTVFKAVVKVPYDTSMQQVLGDGSKAGLNVGAVLMLPEGFKIAPEDRIPEELKEEIEGIFYQTYTPEQENVILVGPLPGDEHQELVFPVLSPDPSQDSSVHFGKYSVHAGGNRGRGQIYPAGNNSNNIAYKAQHAGTIAAIEPNDDGGYAVTLTTEDGSDVVELVPPGPEMIASVGDVVAAGDVLTTDPNVGGFGQKDTEIVLQSPARIQGLLGFFALVTVAQIMLVLKKKQVEKVQAAEMEF; translated from the coding sequence ATGAAATACTCTAGTGCTTGGGCGAGAGAACGCTTCGCCCCTTTGATGACCCGGTTGAGAAAAGGGGTCCTGGTTGGCTTGGCAGCCGTTGCTGTCTTTATTGCCAGTGATCTCCTGGTCCCTCAAGCGGCCGCGGCTTACCCCTTCTGGGCCCAACAAACCGCTCCAGAAACCCCTCGTGAAGCGACCGGACGCATTGTCTGCGCCAACTGCCACTTGGCGGAAAAAACGACGGAAGTGGAAGTGCCTCAGTCGGTTCTCCCGGACACGGTGTTTAAGGCCGTGGTTAAGGTTCCCTATGACACCTCCATGCAGCAAGTCCTCGGAGATGGAAGTAAGGCGGGCCTGAATGTGGGTGCAGTCTTGATGCTGCCTGAGGGATTTAAGATTGCTCCCGAAGACCGCATTCCTGAAGAACTCAAGGAAGAGATCGAAGGCATCTTCTACCAAACCTATACTCCTGAACAGGAGAACGTGATTTTGGTAGGTCCCCTCCCCGGTGATGAACATCAGGAGTTGGTCTTCCCGGTTCTATCTCCTGACCCCAGTCAAGATTCGTCGGTTCACTTTGGTAAGTATTCCGTCCATGCTGGCGGAAACCGAGGTCGCGGCCAAATCTATCCTGCTGGGAACAACAGCAATAACATTGCGTATAAGGCTCAACATGCAGGAACCATCGCAGCCATTGAACCCAATGATGATGGTGGCTATGCAGTGACCCTAACGACTGAAGATGGTTCGGACGTGGTGGAGTTAGTTCCCCCAGGTCCTGAAATGATTGCCTCGGTGGGTGATGTGGTTGCCGCTGGTGATGTGCTTACCACTGACCCCAATGTGGGTGGTTTTGGCCAGAAGGATACGGAGATTGTTCTGCAAAGTCCTGCTCGCATTCAAGGCTTACTCGGCTTCTTTGCGTTAGTTACGGTCGCTCAAATCATGCTGGTTCTCAAGAAGAAACAGGTTGAGAAAGTTCAGGCGGCTGAGATGGAATTTTAA
- a CDS encoding alpha/beta fold hydrolase, which produces MAVDEKIITTPSGDWFYREVHPPNPPTAPPVVFLHGLPSLGYSWSALLPDLASQGLQGVAPDWLGFGRSHKPQKRDFAYTPDAFIEALDGFLNAMELDRISLVIQGFLGSVGLQYALRNRDRIDRLAILNAPLSPTAKLPWKLKQMSFPLVGDMMTQDPLLIDRTLEAGSGFVIPDEDLDVYRRPWLKTSDSGRSLLYTLQNLELKTAMAEIASGFESWTQPTQVIWGMVDPWLAPEPAQTFAQHLENGEFVSLPEAAHYPQEHWSEEVAKSLLPFLRRSS; this is translated from the coding sequence GTGGCTGTCGACGAGAAAATTATTACAACTCCATCTGGGGATTGGTTTTACCGCGAGGTGCATCCCCCCAATCCCCCCACAGCCCCCCCGGTGGTGTTTCTCCATGGCTTGCCTTCCCTGGGCTACAGTTGGAGCGCCTTACTCCCGGATTTGGCCAGTCAAGGACTCCAAGGGGTTGCCCCAGATTGGCTGGGATTCGGGCGATCGCACAAACCGCAAAAACGAGATTTCGCCTATACTCCTGATGCCTTTATTGAGGCGTTGGACGGCTTTCTCAATGCCATGGAACTCGATCGCATCTCTCTGGTGATTCAGGGATTTCTGGGGTCGGTGGGCCTACAATATGCCCTGCGCAATCGCGATCGCATCGACCGTCTGGCGATTCTCAACGCACCCCTATCTCCCACGGCCAAGCTTCCCTGGAAACTCAAGCAGATGAGTTTTCCCCTCGTGGGTGACATGATGACCCAGGACCCCCTGCTGATTGACCGCACCCTGGAAGCCGGCAGTGGCTTTGTAATTCCCGATGAGGATTTGGATGTCTATCGTCGTCCCTGGCTCAAAACCTCTGATTCGGGGCGATCGCTGCTCTATACCTTACAAAATCTTGAGTTGAAGACCGCCATGGCCGAAATTGCCAGCGGCTTCGAGTCTTGGACTCAACCCACCCAGGTCATTTGGGGCATGGTTGACCCCTGGCTGGCCCCAGAACCGGCCCAAACCTTCGCCCAACACCTGGAGAATGGAGAGTTTGTCAGTCTCCCTGAGGCGGCCCATTATCCCCAAGAACATTGGTCGGAGGAAGTAGCGAAATCCTTACTTCCCTTTCTCCGCCGCTCATCTTAA
- a CDS encoding YciI family protein, translating to MSKFILWGSYCENALEKRQPYRQAHLDGLAKQKESGVLVTLGPTEDNTQVFGIYEAEDEATVRQLIENDPYWKNGIWTEYEVKAWIQAF from the coding sequence ATGTCTAAATTTATTCTTTGGGGCAGCTATTGCGAGAATGCCCTGGAAAAGCGACAACCCTACCGCCAAGCGCATCTTGATGGCTTAGCCAAGCAAAAAGAATCGGGAGTTCTGGTCACTCTCGGTCCCACGGAAGATAACACCCAGGTGTTTGGCATCTATGAGGCTGAGGATGAAGCCACCGTTCGCCAGCTCATCGAGAATGACCCCTATTGGAAAAATGGGATCTGGACGGAGTATGAGGTGAAGGCTTGGATTCAGGCGTTTTAG
- a CDS encoding DUF1997 domain-containing protein — translation MRSRFSSSVPVEIPVPDQPVPIQHYLRQPQRLVQALVDPKRVDVLSPDCFRLKMRPLHFLTLTVQPTVDMRVWADAKGTVRLRSVGCEIRGVEYINQRFFLDLVGRLEPYTHNGKTTLYGKADLKVGVDMPPALWLTPKPIIDATGNTVLASVLHTVKQRLTRHLIADYRAWAGETQPDTPLSLSPNMSPNIQSS, via the coding sequence ATGCGTAGCCGCTTTTCCTCCTCCGTCCCCGTTGAGATTCCAGTCCCAGACCAACCGGTCCCCATTCAGCATTACCTGCGGCAACCCCAGCGACTGGTGCAAGCCCTCGTGGATCCCAAGCGAGTGGACGTCCTCAGTCCCGACTGTTTCCGCTTGAAAATGCGTCCCCTACATTTCCTCACCCTAACCGTCCAACCCACCGTAGATATGCGGGTTTGGGCCGATGCCAAGGGAACCGTGCGGCTACGTTCGGTTGGCTGCGAAATTCGCGGCGTTGAGTACATTAACCAACGTTTCTTCCTGGATTTGGTCGGACGGCTAGAACCCTATACCCACAACGGCAAAACCACCCTATACGGGAAAGCCGACCTCAAGGTTGGGGTTGATATGCCTCCCGCCCTATGGCTAACCCCGAAACCCATCATCGATGCCACGGGGAACACCGTTTTGGCGAGTGTCCTGCACACCGTCAAACAGCGTCTGACTCGTCATCTCATTGCGGACTATCGCGCCTGGGCCGGAGAAACCCAACCGGATACCCCCCTATCCCTCTCCCCCAACATGTCCCCCAACATCCAAAGCAGCTAG
- a CDS encoding flavin reductase family protein: protein MLNTDDQKTAKKTLLRKIPHALYICGVKDINSDNLNGFTASWVMQSSFEPPLIVNCVKNDSGSHEMLKSSGVFSLSFLELGQKDLAQKFFKPQSRVGNKFEDVEFYTAETGCPIIKDSLGYVECQVVGSVAKGDHTVFVGEVINAVIHREGEILNLESTGWNYGG from the coding sequence ATGCTAAATACCGACGACCAAAAAACCGCCAAGAAAACTCTACTGCGGAAAATTCCCCACGCCCTGTATATCTGTGGCGTGAAAGATATCAACAGTGACAACCTCAACGGATTTACCGCCAGTTGGGTGATGCAGTCCTCATTTGAGCCGCCCTTAATCGTCAACTGTGTTAAAAACGATAGCGGTTCCCATGAGATGCTCAAATCCAGTGGCGTGTTCAGCCTCAGCTTCCTAGAACTTGGGCAAAAAGACCTGGCCCAGAAGTTCTTTAAGCCTCAAAGCCGGGTGGGGAACAAGTTTGAGGATGTGGAATTTTACACCGCCGAAACCGGCTGCCCGATTATCAAAGACTCCCTGGGCTATGTAGAATGTCAGGTGGTGGGTTCTGTCGCGAAAGGAGATCACACCGTCTTTGTGGGCGAAGTGATTAACGCCGTCATCCACCGCGAGGGAGAAATTCTCAACCTCGAAAGCACCGGCTGGAACTACGGCGGCTAA
- a CDS encoding phenylpyruvate tautomerase MIF-related protein, producing the protein MPLIQVKTSAHAPDKAAVEGMLQALSSKLSGHLGKSESYVMTAFEADVPMTFGGSLDPVCFIEIKSIGSMSPSQTRAMSADFCQEIESRLGVPSKRTYIEFADAKGAMWGWNGSTFG; encoded by the coding sequence ATGCCTTTAATCCAAGTCAAAACCTCTGCCCACGCTCCAGACAAAGCAGCCGTTGAAGGGATGTTACAGGCCCTTTCCTCCAAGCTGTCGGGTCATTTAGGAAAATCAGAATCCTACGTCATGACCGCGTTTGAAGCTGATGTGCCGATGACCTTTGGCGGAAGCCTCGACCCGGTTTGTTTCATCGAAATCAAAAGTATTGGCTCGATGAGTCCCTCCCAAACTCGGGCGATGAGTGCTGACTTTTGTCAGGAAATAGAGAGTCGCCTGGGGGTTCCGAGTAAACGGACTTATATCGAGTTTGCTGATGCCAAAGGAGCCATGTGGGGCTGGAATGGTTCAACCTTTGGTTGA